A region from the Kineothrix sp. IPX-CK genome encodes:
- the rpsK gene encoding 30S ribosomal protein S11 has protein sequence MAKKVTKKVTKKRVKKNVEHGQAHIQSSFNNTIVTLTDNEGNALSWASAGGLGFRGSRKSTPYAAQMAAETATKAALVHGLKTVDVMVKGPGSGREAAIRALQACGLEVTSIRDVTPVPHNGCRPPKRRRV, from the coding sequence ATGGCAAAAAAAGTTACCAAAAAAGTGACAAAAAAACGTGTCAAGAAAAACGTTGAACATGGACAGGCACATATCCAGTCTTCTTTTAACAATACAATTGTTACATTGACAGACAATGAAGGAAACGCTCTTAGTTGGGCAAGTGCTGGTGGTCTTGGCTTTAGAGGTTCAAGGAAATCTACTCCGTATGCAGCTCAGATGGCGGCTGAAACCGCTACTAAGGCTGCACTTGTACATGGTTTGAAGACCGTTGACGTTATGGTTAAAGGACCGGGTTCAGGACGTGAGGCAGCTATCCGTGCACTTCAGGCATGTGGACTCGAAGTAACGAGCATCAGAGATGTAACTCCGGTTCCTCACAACGGATGCCGTCCTCCTAAGCGCCGCCGCGTATAA